The nucleotide sequence CCAAGTGCGCAGTACTTGGAAACATGGGGTGGGAATTGCTGATAGAAGAGAAACACGGATACATATTTTTTGTGGAAGAAAATATGCCTTTTATTCAGACAAAGAGATTTGCAGAATTGGTTAACTGCTCCGATAATTATTTTGTAATCATTTATAGAGATAGCCTTCCACAGTTATCATATAGCATTGATGAAATATATGGTATTCATGAGGACAGAGAAAGAAATTAAATGAATTTGAAATCAGAGTTGTGAATACAGGAAATATAGTTCATAGTCCTGCTGAACTGGATCGTGAAATCATCAGGAATGATCTGCTGTAAGTGCACAAAATAGGCGAATAGAACGTTCGGCCGCTTATGCAAATGTTCGGATAAGCGGCCGAAAGCAAGAAAAAATTTCTATTTCATTCTTCTGATACTTTTCGAGCATATCTTTTTGAGTATATTCTTTGAAAATAGTGGTAAAGCGGAATATTAAATATGAATAAAATAAACCTGAACTTATGCATTATAGCTACATGTGGAATCAGTTTTAAGGCGATTACCCTGTATAGTCTGATAAGACGATTAATCTCTTTTCTGCATTCCTCATCAGTTAATACAAACCTGATATAGAGCAGATATCTTGTTCCTATTCCAAACTTAACAAGAGCAATATCGTAGTATTTCATTCTGATAAGATAATCTATCACCTTCAGAATACCTTCAGAATGAAGTAAACTCCGCCTGCTGGCCTTACTTCTTGTTATACTTATCTTGGACATCGTCTGATTATACACGATATCATTTGTCAGATATATCCTTGAGCATCTTTCCATTAATTTCGGGAAAACAAACTGATCCTCACTTTTGGTTATTTCGTCAGGAAATCTTACTCTATCCCAAACCTTTCTCTTGAAAATCTTGCCCCATGAAACTATTAAAACATGAGTTTTCTCCGAAAATATAAGAAGTTCACATACTTCTCTTTTGCTTAGAAGCTTATTACAGTATTTTTCAGGAATATCAAATGCCCTTATAAAGCTTCCATCGTCTGCATATTCCGCATAATTTCCCATGACAAAATCTGCATTATGTTCTTTTAGAAGCTTAAGCATTTTATAAAGCGAATTATCCGTTAAGGTATCATCGTCATCCAGGAATACGATATACTCCCCTGCAACATTATCAAGCCCAAGATTACGTGCCGCGCTTAGGCCACTGTTTTTCTCATGTATTGCCCTGACATTAGAATATTTACGCGCATACTCATCGCATATCTCAGGTGTGCTGTCAGTACTTCCATCATCAATCAGAACTATCTCTATATCCACATTCTTCTGATTTAATGCACTTTCAATGCTTCTTCTAATATATTTTTCCCTGTTATAAGCCGTAATAATAATTGAAATCAGATCATTTTGCATGAAATTCTCCTCTCGAAAGACATAGCCATCACTTCTGATAATATTCTTTATACCACTCTGCAAATCTCCTAAGTCCGGTTCTTATATCCGTCTCAGGTTTGAAGCCATAATCTTTCTCCAATGAGGAAAGGTCGGCATACGTTATTGGCACATCACCAGGCTGCATTCCTACAAATTCCTTATGAGCTTCAAAATCATAGTCAGCTTTCAGCACTCCTGCTCTTATAAGCTCTTCCTGCAGGACTGATATAAATTCAAGCAGGTTCTCCGGTGTCCCTCCACCGATGTTATATATGCTATATGGTGCAAGCGGTAAACTGTCCTCTCCCACAGCCTTAGATGGTGCCCCTTTCATGACTCTGATTATACCTTCAACTATATCATCAATATACGTAAAATCACGTTTCATATCTCCATAGTTGAAGATACGAAATTTCCCACCTCTTACAAGCTGCTGACTGGCGGAGTAATAAAACATGTCCGGTCTTCCGGCCGGCCCGTAAACTGTAAAAAAACGAAGACCTGTACACGGTATGTCGTAAAGCTTGCTATAGCTGTATGCCAGAAGCTCATCAGCTTTTTTAGTTGCAGCATAGAGACTAACAGGATTGTCAACCTTATCCTCGGTACTGAATGGTACTTTCCGGTTTCCACCGTAGACAGATGACGATGAAGCATATATCAGATGTTCTACCTTATTATATCTGCACTCCTCCAGAATATTGAAAAATCCGACAATATTGGATTGTATGTATTTTTCCGGATGTTCAATGCTGTATCGTACCCCAGCCTGTGCGGCCAGATTTACAACAATATCCGGCTGATGGTTCTTAAATACTTCATCAAGCAGTTGTTTATTTTCCAATTCACCCTTGATGAAGATGTGCGCAACAGACGACTTTCCTGCCGCGTCTTCGATCAGACCCAGTCTGTATTCCTTCAACTTGGGATCATAGTAATCATTTAAGCTATCAAAAGAAATCACTTTTCCCTGGCTCATGTCATTCAAGAGCCTGATAGCAAGGTTAGCCCCGATAAACCCCGGCGACCCGGTAACTAATATGGTTTTCCCATCAAGTTCAAGCCTGTTCTTTTGCATTTATAGCCCCTCTTCTGACTTTAACATCATATCATTATAACATAATAAAAACTGTTTAGGGCTTATATCTGCGCGGAAATGTGATAAAGTGTTACAATTCAGTACCCAACCAGTTGGGCACTGAATTGTAACGATAAAGTACACAATTAACGAACGATTGACGGAAATATCTTTGAAATATAACAAGATTATAACAAATCCTTAAATGTACTTGCAGATGAACATGAAAAATGATAAAGTATACAAGGAAAAATTAACTGTTTATAAAAGAAGTTAATTATCTATGAGTTCTTCCTAAATTGATGAAGAGCGGAAATATTTGAAATAAGCAGGGTGAAAAAAGTTACCTGTTTTTATAACCAGCAGTTGTTCCATATCTGCTGTTCGGTGTTGTTTTGAAGGAGAGAGTTATTATGAAACGTAGATTCCGTATTTTAAGCATTCTGTTAGCATCGGTGCTTACATTTACTTCAGTTTCTGCGAATACTGTTTACAATGTGTATGCAGAAGAGGAATCTGAAGAGGATTCGGATAAGGACGAAGATAAGGACGAGCACGAAGAATCTGATTCTCATGATGAAGACGCTCATGAAGATGAATCCAAAGATGATTCGGATAATCATGAAGATGAGTCTAAAGATGATTCGGATAATCATGAAGATGAGTCTAAAGAAGATAATAATGACAATGCGGAATCTGGTAATCCCGAAGAGGGGAGCGAAAGTTCTACTAAACCTGAGAATCCTGAAAACGGAGATGAGGGTTCTAAGGAAGATGCTTCAACAGAAACATCAGATGAGTCTGCTTCATCTGAAGAAGGAGCAGAGAAGGAAAGCACAGCAGCAACTGATAATGACAGTACTGAAGAAACGGATGTTGAAGATGCTGATTTATCAGAACTTGATGTAGAGATAAAAGATGTTGACGGCAAGACATATGACGGCAAGGCAGTTGATTATGGTGAAGACAACATAAAAGCTTCAGGTGAAATGCCTGCCGGTCATAGCCTGATTTATGTTTATTCAACAGATGAAAATGGTTCTGAAGTCATCGATGCTCCTAAAAATGCCGGCGAATATTATTTTGTTGTAAAAGCAAAGAAAGATGATTCGGATGAAGCAGTAACTGTTAAGTCTGAAAAATTCGAGATAACAAAGGCAAAGCCTGCAATAACGGTGAGTGCTGCAGAAGCACATATTGGTGAAAAATGGGAGGAACTTGAGTTTACAGTTGACTCTGTAGAAGGTGTTGAGGCTGACGGAAGCCTTTCCTGGCATTATGATGATTTCAGCTGGAAAGAGTCCGGTGAGATAAACAGAAACCTTTGGGAAAAATTTGCAGCATGGTTACATGAAGATCTGGCAAATGTAAAGGGAACTTTGGTATATACTCCCTCGGACGCATATTCAGATAATTATGATGTGACTGAAGTTGAGGTTTCGATCAAGCTGTATAAGGATGGTAAGGTTGTTGCTTTTACTGTTCCGGAAGAAAAGCCTTATGATGCAACACCATTTAATAAACTAACGGTCAAGACTGATGATGAAGAAACGGAAAAAACATTTGATGATCTTAAAGACGAAGGATATTCAGTAGAATTCTATAAAAAAGAGGGAAATGTTCTTCTTGACATTGCACCAACAGATGCAGGTGAATACTATGTTACTATCAGTCTTGAAGGTGTAAAAGATGAGAGATTAATCGGTAAGTTTATAAGGACTGCAGATGGCGAGGCAGCAACTTTCGCAAGGTATGATTTTAAGATTGTTGGTAAAGATCTTGAATGGAATGCAGAAGGATTTTCGCTTAAATATACCGGAGAGGAGCAGGAACTTGTTTCAGTAGAAGTCCCCACACTTTATGAGCGTGATGGTGAAGCAAAGGTTAGCTATGAATGGAATGCGTCTGGTACAGGAATAGATTCAGAGATTAGTGAAAATGCCATTCCTAAGGCAAAAAATGTTGGTGATTATTCCATTATAGTAAAGGTAGATGCAGGAGCCAACTATAATCCGGCTAAAAAGACAGTTTGTGCAAATATTTCTAAAGCTGATCTTACAGTATCAGCTGCAGCTTATAAGGGAACTTATGACGGAGAAGAGCATCCTCTTGTATCAGATATCTCTGTTAAGGGAGAAAATGGAGAAGATGTTTCTTTTACTACGGAAATTGAGACGGTCAGCGGATTAAAGAATTGTAAAGAACCGGGAGAATATCCTTTTACAGTTAAGGTTACAGCAACTGATAGTAATTATAACAATGCAGAGATAGAGGATAAAGCTGTTGTAGAGAAGATAGCTATTGATAAGAGTAAGCTTACAATATCTGCAAATGATATTTACTATCATAGTGATGAGAAGCCTGTTGTATCTGTGATTTACGATGGTAAAGTGCTTCCGGCAGATATATATACTGTTGATTATGGAACAGAATCATTTTCTGAACTGTCAGTAGGAGCTCATGAGTTTACAGTAAAAATTGAGAGTGAATATTATGTTTCTGACGGAGCAATTAAAGCCAGTTTCAATGTAGTAGGTATAAAGGCTCAGTTTTTCCAGAGAACAAGCAACAGCGGTGGATTAAAGGATCTTGGATACGGATATCTAACAGAAGAATTTTATAATAATAATAAGGATTCTTCGAAGAAGGTTGCCGGGGATGAAGTTATTTCAACAGCTGTAGCCAATGCACCGGTAAATATTGTCGAGAAGCACAGTGAAGGTGAAGTTGAGTACTATTATATGTGGTACAATGCTGAAGCGCAGAAGGCTACTGTCTATGTATATATGGATTATAAGCCGGTTGATTTCTATGTAAGAAAATCCGGTGTCGCCAGGCCTAAGTACGGTGAGCATGATGCCTCATATAACTATACACACGTAGCTTCCGGTAAAGCTAAGGTTTCTTCTCAAAGAGAAGGAAATGAGGCTAATGACAATGTAAAAGACTTGATTCTTGAGAAACCTGATGATTCAGCTCTTATTGATGCAATCGTTGCTGCCGGATATACAAGGGATGAGATAGCAGATCTTGGACTTAATTTCAAATGGTATAGAGTTATTAGCTGTGGCAGCGGTCAGGAAATTAAATACCATGTTGATGGAAATGTTGTAAAATCTAATGGTACAGAATATTCGCATCATACAAGCTATACTGTAAGGGCTTTGTTTACGGATGGAAATGGTGTGGTAAATGATATCGCCAGATATGAAGAAACAGTATATGAAGGCGGTAATTCCAAGTCGATTGTATTAACACCTAAGGCCGGATATTATATCTCTTCAGTAACTGTTGCAGGCAAAGAGCAGAATCTTACAGGCGTTGGAGCAGGAAGCTTCGAATTACCTGCGATTGAGAATGTGACATCTGATATTGATATTCTTGCAACTGCAATGCCTAAGGCTGATATTACAATTACAGCAGCGAGTGCTGAAAAGGAATATGACGGCGAAGCTCTTACGGATGATGAGTATAAGATTTCCGGAAGTTATGATGATTACAGTGACCTGATAAAGGTTAATGTTACAGGAAGTATTACTGAAGCCGGAACTGCTGAGAACGTAGTATCGTATGATCTTTTAGGTCATGACTATATGTTCAATTCAGTCAATACCGTGAATGGAACACTGACTGTAAGAAAGAAAGACGCTTCAATATCTGTAAACAATGCAGAGAAGACTTATGGTGAAGCAGATCCCGATTTCTCGAAAGACGGATATACAGTAACCGGTCTTGTTAATTCTAAAGATCTTGGTGAAATTAAAGTTAGAAGAGTGAATAAGGCTGAGGCAGCAGGAGCTTATGATGATGTCCTTACTGCAAGCTTTACTGCGAATCCGAACTACAATGTTGCAGTTTACAATGGAGATTTCGTGATCAACAAGGCATCAGACCTCAAGATAAATGTTAAAGATAAGAGCTGTAAGTACGATGGAAATGCTCACAGCCTTGAGGTTGGAAGTGCATCAGCTAAGGCCGGTGACGGTGTAAGCTACAAATTCTACTCTGATGCTTCTGCAACAAAGGAGATTGCTAACAGCTTTACGGATGCAGGAATTTATAATGTATGGGTAAAGGCATCAGATGCTAATCATAACACGGCTATGGCATCTGCAAAGGTTACGGTTACACCGAGAGAACTTACTCTTACATCCGGATCTTCAAAGAGGGCTAAGAACGGAAAAGCACTTAAAAATGATAAGATCACGGTGACAGGTGATGGTTTCGTTAAAGAAGAAGGCGCAAGCTATGATGTGACCGGAAGTCAGACTTCTGTTGGTTCAAGTAAGAATACATTTGACTATAGCCTGAAGTCGAATACTCTTGATAAAAACTACTCTATAAAGAAGGTTTATGGTAAGCTTACCGTTACTGATAAGGATGATTCTTCTGACAGTGATTCAGGAAGCAGCTCATCATCAACCGGTTCTAAATCCGCTACAAAAGCTGCAAGCAAAACAGCTGCTGTACTTGGTGATAGGGAAGCCCCTGAAAAGGATGATGAATCAGAGTCAGGAGTATTAGGAGACAGAGATACACCAAATACCGGTGACAGTGCTAATATTGCTGTCTGGGTTTCGCTTCTTTTAGCATCGGGTGCGTCAATTGTATCTATCATTACTGCACTTGCAAGAAGAAAAAGAGAAGATTGAAACAGATATCTGTAACAATAAGAGATACTAAGACGATAGATGGAGATTTGACAATATAAAGTCAAATCTCCATTTTTTTCTATTTGACACAAACTCTAAACGAAAGTAAAATTATTCAGAAACAGTAAACGAAATTTAATTATTGAAAAAATTTGATATGGATATTCGTGCGTTTATATTTGATAACGGTGAAAAATTAGTCACGGTCAAAGCGTATATCTATTCTTTCTATTACAGATTACTCGTCAAAAAATTACCAATGAAGAAATTAGAAGGAAAATTAGGAGTTCCTG is from Lachnospiraceae bacterium C1.1 and encodes:
- a CDS encoding NAD-dependent epimerase/dehydratase family protein, producing the protein MQKNRLELDGKTILVTGSPGFIGANLAIRLLNDMSQGKVISFDSLNDYYDPKLKEYRLGLIEDAAGKSSVAHIFIKGELENKQLLDEVFKNHQPDIVVNLAAQAGVRYSIEHPEKYIQSNIVGFFNILEECRYNKVEHLIYASSSSVYGGNRKVPFSTEDKVDNPVSLYAATKKADELLAYSYSKLYDIPCTGLRFFTVYGPAGRPDMFYYSASQQLVRGGKFRIFNYGDMKRDFTYIDDIVEGIIRVMKGAPSKAVGEDSLPLAPYSIYNIGGGTPENLLEFISVLQEELIRAGVLKADYDFEAHKEFVGMQPGDVPITYADLSSLEKDYGFKPETDIRTGLRRFAEWYKEYYQK
- a CDS encoding glycosyltransferase family 2 protein, producing MQNDLISIIITAYNREKYIRRSIESALNQKNVDIEIVLIDDGSTDSTPEICDEYARKYSNVRAIHEKNSGLSAARNLGLDNVAGEYIVFLDDDDTLTDNSLYKMLKLLKEHNADFVMGNYAEYADDGSFIRAFDIPEKYCNKLLSKREVCELLIFSEKTHVLIVSWGKIFKRKVWDRVRFPDEITKSEDQFVFPKLMERCSRIYLTNDIVYNQTMSKISITRSKASRRSLLHSEGILKVIDYLIRMKYYDIALVKFGIGTRYLLYIRFVLTDEECRKEINRLIRLYRVIALKLIPHVAIMHKFRFILFIFNIPLYHYFQRIYSKRYARKVSEE
- a CDS encoding MBG domain-containing protein, whose product is MKRRFRILSILLASVLTFTSVSANTVYNVYAEEESEEDSDKDEDKDEHEESDSHDEDAHEDESKDDSDNHEDESKDDSDNHEDESKEDNNDNAESGNPEEGSESSTKPENPENGDEGSKEDASTETSDESASSEEGAEKESTAATDNDSTEETDVEDADLSELDVEIKDVDGKTYDGKAVDYGEDNIKASGEMPAGHSLIYVYSTDENGSEVIDAPKNAGEYYFVVKAKKDDSDEAVTVKSEKFEITKAKPAITVSAAEAHIGEKWEELEFTVDSVEGVEADGSLSWHYDDFSWKESGEINRNLWEKFAAWLHEDLANVKGTLVYTPSDAYSDNYDVTEVEVSIKLYKDGKVVAFTVPEEKPYDATPFNKLTVKTDDEETEKTFDDLKDEGYSVEFYKKEGNVLLDIAPTDAGEYYVTISLEGVKDERLIGKFIRTADGEAATFARYDFKIVGKDLEWNAEGFSLKYTGEEQELVSVEVPTLYERDGEAKVSYEWNASGTGIDSEISENAIPKAKNVGDYSIIVKVDAGANYNPAKKTVCANISKADLTVSAAAYKGTYDGEEHPLVSDISVKGENGEDVSFTTEIETVSGLKNCKEPGEYPFTVKVTATDSNYNNAEIEDKAVVEKIAIDKSKLTISANDIYYHSDEKPVVSVIYDGKVLPADIYTVDYGTESFSELSVGAHEFTVKIESEYYVSDGAIKASFNVVGIKAQFFQRTSNSGGLKDLGYGYLTEEFYNNNKDSSKKVAGDEVISTAVANAPVNIVEKHSEGEVEYYYMWYNAEAQKATVYVYMDYKPVDFYVRKSGVARPKYGEHDASYNYTHVASGKAKVSSQREGNEANDNVKDLILEKPDDSALIDAIVAAGYTRDEIADLGLNFKWYRVISCGSGQEIKYHVDGNVVKSNGTEYSHHTSYTVRALFTDGNGVVNDIARYEETVYEGGNSKSIVLTPKAGYYISSVTVAGKEQNLTGVGAGSFELPAIENVTSDIDILATAMPKADITITAASAEKEYDGEALTDDEYKISGSYDDYSDLIKVNVTGSITEAGTAENVVSYDLLGHDYMFNSVNTVNGTLTVRKKDASISVNNAEKTYGEADPDFSKDGYTVTGLVNSKDLGEIKVRRVNKAEAAGAYDDVLTASFTANPNYNVAVYNGDFVINKASDLKINVKDKSCKYDGNAHSLEVGSASAKAGDGVSYKFYSDASATKEIANSFTDAGIYNVWVKASDANHNTAMASAKVTVTPRELTLTSGSSKRAKNGKALKNDKITVTGDGFVKEEGASYDVTGSQTSVGSSKNTFDYSLKSNTLDKNYSIKKVYGKLTVTDKDDSSDSDSGSSSSSTGSKSATKAASKTAAVLGDREAPEKDDESESGVLGDRDTPNTGDSANIAVWVSLLLASGASIVSIITALARRKRED